The DNA region GGTCAGCGCCTCCTTGACGAAGTCGAACCGGACCGAGCCGTCGCGGGCGACCGTGAAGTGGTAGTTCAGGTCCAGGGCCTTGTCCGCCCACTCCTCGATGACCAGGGCGACCCGCTGGTCGCCGGTGCGTTCGGCGCGACGGGTGACCATCCGGACGAGCTGGTCCATCCGGCGGATGTCATCGACGACCATGATGCCCTTGCCGGATACTCCGTACGCGTCCTTGACCCCGACCCGGCGCCCGGCGGCGACGGCGCGAGCAGCCTCGCCGGCCGCGGCGACGAACTCGTCCACGGTCTCGCACTCCCAGCCCACGGCCTGGGGCAGCCCGAGGTCCGTCGCGACCCGGCGGCTGTAGATCTTGCTGTTGACCGCCTTGACCACGGACACCGCCGGCAGCGCCGGGGCGAGCCCGGTCAGCTCGCACAGCTGCTGCTCCAGCAACGACATGCCGTGCGGCAGCAGGTACGCCCCCTGCCCGGCCAACGACCGCAGCGCCGCCAGCAACCGGGGCGAGCGCAGCGCGTCCTCACTGACCGTGGCCGCTGGGTCGTGCTCGTCGGTGAGCAGGATCCCGGGAAGCTCGATCCCCAACTGCACCAGGTAGTTCAGGTAGTCGGGGTCGGGGGCGGACTTCAACACGACGTGGTCGCCGGGCCCGGCCAGCAGTACGGTGAACTCGTCCATCCGGTTGACGATCGCCGTGGACGCCCGACCGCCGAAGACCGGCAGCCCCACCTCGTCGCGGGCCCACTCGTCCTCGACCTCGAAGTTGCCCAGCAGGACGAACGGCGTGCCGGTGGCTCCGGTACAGGCACTCTTGACACCCTCTAGGAACGTCGGATCCGGAGGTGACATCGGCTGTTTCCCTTTCTGCGACGAGGTCGACGGGTCAGTGCCGCAGCACGGCGGCGGTGAACGTCGCCCCGAGCCCGACGGCCGCCATCAGGTACAGATCGCCCGGGCGCAGCCGGTCGGCCGCGCGGGCATGGACGTAGTTGATGAACGGATCGGCACCGAAGCAGTGCCCGGTGGCCGCGATGTTGTCCAGGTAGACCCGGTCCAGCGGTACGTTCAGCAGCTGACAGGTCCACGACCAGGACAACTTGTTGACGTTGTGGGGCAGCAGCAGGGCCAGGTCGTCGATGGCGACCCCGGCGTCCTGGCACGCCTGGCGGATCACCTCGGCCAGCACCTCGTTGTGGTCCTTGACGAAGTCCGGGTGCAGGGGCTGCGGCGGGACCGACTCGGCGAACTGGCCCAGGGTGCGGGTGGCCACGCCGAGCAGCCGGTCCCGATCACCGTTCGCAGTGACCAGGCAGGCGGCGGTGGCCTCCCCCATCACGGTGCTCTCCGGGATGGTCTCGAGCAGCGGCATGAAGGTCTTCTCGCCGGTGAGCACCAGGGCCAGGGCCTCCGGGTCACCGTCCGCGGCCAGCAGCTGGCCGGCGAGGTCCACGGCGAGCAGACCGGCGGCACAGGCGCGCTGGGTCAGGGTGAACGCGACAGCGTTGGGCAGGCCCAGCGTGGCGCAGACATCCTCCAGCAGGGTCTCTCCGGCCCGGTTCGCCGGAGCGATGGTCCGGCCCAGCACCACGTAACGGACCCGGTGCTCGTTTCCGCGCAACTCCGTGAGGGATTCGGCCGCCGCGACCAGCAGCGGTCGCAGGTCCCGCCCGGGATCGCGGAGCACCTTCTTCAGCCCGAACAGCCGCCGGTAGGTCCACATCTGCTTCGGGTCGGTGTCCACACAGATGTCACCGATGTCCACGCTCAGCGCCGGCAGGTGACATCCGACGTCCAGCAAGGCGGTCATGCCGGGCTGCCGATCGAGGCGGTACGCGCCGGTGACGCGGTCGTCGGGGTGGCACCCGGCCACCACAGATCCTCATCGGTCAGCGCGTCGGCGCGGTACTTGCCGACCGCGCTGACCAGCAGTCGGGCCTCCAACGCCAGCGCCTCGACCAGGCGGGTGAGGCCGTCCTCGGGGTCCTCGTCGACCGCGAGCAACGCGGCCCGACCCAGACCGACGGCGGTGGCGCCCATCGCCAGCGCGCGGACCGCCCGGCCGCCCTCCCAGATCCGGCCGGTGGCCAGCAGACATCCCTCGGGGCGGCCGATGCGGCGCAGGCACTCGGCCAGCGGCAGTCCGACCTGATCGAGGAACACCCGGGGCGCCCACCCCGTGCCGCCCTGCGCGCCGTCGACGGTCACCGCGTCGCTACCGGCCTGCCAGGCCGTGGTCGCGGCCGAGGCCACATCGCGTCCGGGGTGGAACTTCACCCACACCCGGGCCCGTGGGAAGTTGTTGCGCATGAACCGGACCTGCTGGCGCAGGATCTCCTCGGTGAAGGTGCCGGGGGTGGCGCAGCGCAGCCACCGGTCCGGGCCGAGGACCTCCCGGACGGCGAACTGACCGGCCAGCCGGGCGGCTTCCTCGGCGTCCACCGCAGTCATCCCGCCCAGTCCCGGCTTGGCGCCCTGGCCGGTCTTGAGCTCGAAGCCCAACCGACCCGAGTCCCGCAGTTCCCGCACCGAGGTGTCGCTGTAGACCAGGTTCCACACCTCGGAGTCGGCGTCCTCGGTGCTCTGCTGCACCACCACACCACCGACCCCGGGCGGGCACTCCTGCGCGTAGGCGCGCAGCCGGGCCAGGATCGGCGACTGTGCGGCCTCGGCCCGCCGGTATCCGCCGACCGGCACCATGTTCTCGCCGATCACCATCGGGATGCCGAGCCGGCCGGCCTGCCGGCTGGCGGCGATCCCCGCGTCACCCGAGGCGACCCGGGTCGAGCCGAACGCGGAGACGTACACCGGCAACGGCGAGCGGAAACCGCCGATGACGGTGGCCAGGTCCACGTCGTCGTGCAGTGGTTCCCGGCCCAGATCGATCAGCTTCTCCAGCCGCCGAGGCATGAACACCGGCGGCACCAGGCGGGCCAGGTCCAGCTCGTCGGCGCACCCGGAGGGGCCGGACAGTTCCTCGTCACCGGCGCCGTGCAACTGCCGGCCGTACGTGTCGACCGGCGGGAACACCGCGGCCGTGCCCTCGCGGGCCCGCTGCCGGATCAGCCCCTCGGGCAGGCCCGGCGCGCAGACCCCACTCACGGGGACACCACGCCGGGAAGCTTCGGGTAGGCGCTGACCTGCCAGAGGGCGTCCAGGCCGGTAAGGAACCGGACCAGCCGCTGCAACCCCATGCCGAAGCCGGCGCTGGACGGTAGGCCCTCGCGCATCAGCCGCAGGTACCAGTCGTACTTGGCCGGGTTCTCGCCGCTCTCCCGCATCCGGGTCACGAGGGTGGCGTAGTCCGCCTCCCGCTCGCTGCCGCTGACCAGCTCCCCGTAACCGCCGTGGGCGATCAGGTCGAAGTTGCGCAGCACGCCCGGGTCGCCGGGGTTCTCCTTGTCGTAGAAGCCCCGTGATCCCTTGGGGTAGTCGGTGATGAAGAAGGGCCGGTCGGCCTCCCGGGACAGGATCTCCTCACCCGCCCAGTTGATCTCGGCGTCCGGGCTCTGCGGGTGACCCTGGTCGCGCAGCCGCTGCACCGCCTCGGTGTGGGTGCAGCTGTCGAACTTGCCGGTCAACAGTTCGGCGAAGTCGAGGGGGTCACGGCCCAGCTCCCGCAGCACGTCAGGCACGGTGTCGAACACGTGCGCGACGACGTGGGTCAGCAGCCCGGCGGCGGTGTCCATCGCGTCCTCGCGGGTTCCGCCGGCGATCTCCACGTCGATCTGGTGGAACTCCACCAGGTGCCGGCCGGTGTCCACGGTCTCCGGCGGTTCCACCCGGATGTTCGGCGCGATGTAGAACAGCTTCGGGAAGCCGCGCAGCGAGGCCTGCTTGTAGAGGATCGCGCTAGTCATGATCTTGTACGTGTGGCCGTAGAAGTCGACGTCGAGGGCCTTGGCGCCCCGGGCGCCCGGGTCGGTGACCGGCCCGATCAGCGGGGGCAGCAGCTCGGTGAAGCCCTGACCACGCAGGAACTCCCGCGCCGCGTACAACGCCTCCTGCTGGACCGCCATCGCGGCCCTGGTCGTCTCGGCGATCAGATGCTCGCCGAGAAGACCGGGATAGGCAGCGGCTTTTCTCACCGCCACCGTTTGCTCTGTCTGGTACATCTCGCCTCCCGGGGTCTTTTGGTCGTACTTGTTACGACGGCCGGCAGCGCCGACAGCAGACGTGTCGAAGATGTGCGGATCCGACCCCGTACCGCGCACCGCGAATTCGTACCTGCGCGCGGTCGACGTATTCGGTCGGTCTATTTCCCACACGTCGAATATAGGAGCGCCCGGTGGTGGCGGACGGTAGTTGGACGGGCAGAAAGGTGGGCAGTCGAAGCGGCAGTGACCGGGGGTGTGGGCACGACCAACGGCCCCTGCTCACGAGGTGAGCAGGGGCCGCAGGAAGTGGTCCGGGTCGAGGGTGGCCTTATGCGTACTGCTCCACCAGGCTCCGCGGCCGGATGTCGGTCCAGGAACTCTCCACGTACGCCAGGCACTCCGCCCGACCGGCCGGCCCGAAGGCCGTCTGCCAGCCCCCCGGCACGGCGGCGAAGACGGGCCAGAGACTGTGCTGCGCCTCGGCGTTCACCAGCACCAGGAACGTGCCGTTCTCGTCGTCGAACGGATTCGCCATGTCATTTCCCTTCTCGATGTTCCGGATTTTGTGTCTCATGCCATTTCGGCAAGTTTCGCGGCGAGCGTCCCGCCGATTTCCGCGAGTGGTTCCCGTTCGGTCATCCGAAGATGAGTGGTGGCTATGTCGTGCCATTCGACGGCGCCGCTGATGTGCGGCTCCCACAGCTTCGGGGCCGGACCGTCGGCCACGCCGGCCCGGCTGGCGGAGAAGAACAACAGGTCACCGGCGACCACCCCGGGCCGGTACGCGGCCATGATGTCGGAGTGGTTGACGGCGGCCCGGACCAGGGCGTGGACCTCGCCGGGGGTGAAACCGGCGAGCACCGGGTCGCGACGGCGCAGGACCTCGACCACCGCCGCCGGGTCGTACCGGTCGAGGAACCCGTCCGGCAGCTCACCGGTCTCTCCGTCGTCGTCGCCGAGCAGCATCAGCATGGTCTCGCGCTCGGTGCGCGGCCGGGCCGCCTCCTCGACGGACACCGGGTAGGCGTCCATCATGGCCAGCAGCTCGACCTCTTCGCCGGTCTGTTGCAGCGCAGTGGCCATCGCGTGCGCGACGACCCCGCCGAAGGACCAGCCGAGCAGCCGGTACGGGCCGTGCGGTTGCACCCGACGAATCTCCGCCAGGTACTCCTCGGCCAACTCGGGTACTCCTGCGGCCCGGTAACCGGGCAGGCTCAGCGCCCGGGTCTGCAGGCCGTAGATCGGCTGATCCGGGCCGAGGTGCCGGGCGAGTCCGGCGTACGACCAGCTCATGCCGGCGCCGGGGTGGACACAGAACAGCGGGCGGCGTCCGCCGGACGGTTGCAGCGGCACCAGGACCTCGGAGGCCTCCCCGCGCCGCGTCCCGTCGAGCAGCCCGGCGACGGTCGGCCGGTCGAACAGGTCGCGGACCCGGATGTCGAGACCCAAGGTGTCGCGGATCCGGCTGACCAGCTTGGTGGCGAGCAGGGAGTGCCCGCCGAGTTCGAAGAAGTTGTCGTCGACGCTGACCGCTGCGACGTCGAGGGCTTCGGCGAACAGGCCGCACATCAGGTGTTCGTCGGGGGTTCGGGGGGCTCGCCCGCTGCGCTGTCCCTGCTGGGGGGCGGGTAGGGCACGGCGGTCGAGTTTGCCGTTGGCGGTGACGGGGAGTTGGTCGAGTACCACCACCGCGTTCGGCACCATGAAGTCGGGCAGGGTGCGGGCGGTGAGCTGACGTACGGCCGTCTCCCAGTCGCGGGGCGAGGCCGCCTGGGTGGGGACGATGTAGGCGACGAGTCGCTTGTCGCCCGGCCGGTCCTCGCGGACGATGACGGCGACCTGCCCGATGCCGGGGTTCTCGCCGATGGTGGCTTCGATCTCGGCCGGTTCGATGCGGAAGCCCCGGATCTTGACCTGGCCGTCGGCTCGACCGATGAAGCGGAGTCGTCCCTGGCTGGTCCAGGCGACGAGGTCGCCGGTGCGGTACATGCGAGCGCCGTCGGGGTCGTACGGGTCGGCGACGAAGCGCTCGGCGGTCAGCCCCGGCCGTCCGAGGTAGCCGCGGGCGACCTGGTCGCCGGCGAGATAGAGCTCGCCGGTGGCGCCGGGGGGTACGGGGTTGAGGTGTTCGTCGAGGACGTAGGTGCGGTTGTTGTCGAGGGGACGGCCCAGGTGGATGCCGGGGAATTCGCTGCGGTCGGTGTCGAAGCGCTGGTGGTGGGAGGCGAAGGTGACCTCGGTGGGGCCGTAGCTGTGGACGACGACCGTGTTGGGGCAGTGGTCGAGGACTCGTTGCATGGCGGCTGGTGAGGCGGTGTCGCCGCCGGTCCAGACCTCTTCGAGTCGGGCGAGGGTGTCGAGTCCTTCGTCGGCCATGATGTGGAACAGGCCCATGGTGAAGTAGGCGGCGGTGATCTGGTGCCGGGTGATGGTGTCGGCTAGTTCCGCCAGGTCGGCGCCTTCCCCGGGGGCGATGACGAGTTCCCCGCCGAGCAGCAGCGGCACCCACATCTCGTAGGTGGAGGAGTCGAAGCCGTAGTTGGAGTGCACCAGCATCCGCCGGTGGTGTGCGGCGTTCCAGCAGCGGTCGTTGACGAGTTCGCGGACGTTGTGGTGGGTGACACCCACGCCCTTGGGTCGACCGGTGGAGCCGGAGGTGAACATGACGTACATCAGGGAGCGATCGTCCAGGGGCAGGTCCGGGTCGTCGTCGCGGCCACCGGTAGGACCGTCGAAGGGCACGATCACGGTGCCGTGCTTCCGCTCCGCGTCCAGGGCCGGGTTGGTCTCGGCGTGCCGGTCGACCAGCAGCACCGGAGCCGCCGAGTCCGTCATGATCGTGCGTACCCGGGCCGGTGGGAGAGTGGTCCCGACCGGCACGTACGCCGCACCGCACTTGAGGACCGCCAGGCTGGCCACGATCAGGTCCGCGCCCCGGTGCATCAGGACGCCGACGGTGGACTGGGGTGTGACGCCGGCCGCGATCAGACGGTGGGCCAGCAGGTTGGCGCGTCGGTTCAGCTCGGCGTAGCTGATCCGCTGCTCGCCGAAGGTGACGGCGATGTGGTCGGGGGTGCGCCGGGCCTGCTCCTGGAAGGCTTCGTGGACGCAGCCTCGGGCGGGCGGGACGGTGGTGTCGTTGTAGGCGATGAGGAGTTGGTGGCGTTCCTCGGCGCTGAGGAGGTCCAGTTCGCCGACGCGCTGTTGCGGGTCGGCGACGGCCGAGTGCAGCAGTCGGGTGAGTCGTCCGGCGAGGAGTGCGGCGGTGTGCTCGTCGAACAGGTCGGTGGCGTACTCGAGGGCGCCGTCGAGTCCGGCGGGTGCGCCGGTGGCGTCGGTCAGCTCACCGACGGACAGGGTCAGGTCGAACTTGACGGTACCGATGGCCAACGGGACGTCGCTGCCGGCGAAGGGTGAACCTGTGGTGTCGGTCGGAGCAGTGTTGTTGACCATCAGCATGATCTGGAACAGGGGGTGGTGTGCGGTGGTGCGGGTGGGGTTGAGTTCTTCGACGAGGCGTTCGAAGGGGAGGTCCTGGTTGTCGT from Micromonospora sp. NBC_01739 includes:
- a CDS encoding 3-oxoacyl-[acyl-carrier-protein] synthase III C-terminal domain-containing protein translates to MTALLDVGCHLPALSVDIGDICVDTDPKQMWTYRRLFGLKKVLRDPGRDLRPLLVAAAESLTELRGNEHRVRYVVLGRTIAPANRAGETLLEDVCATLGLPNAVAFTLTQRACAAGLLAVDLAGQLLAADGDPEALALVLTGEKTFMPLLETIPESTVMGEATAACLVTANGDRDRLLGVATRTLGQFAESVPPQPLHPDFVKDHNEVLAEVIRQACQDAGVAIDDLALLLPHNVNKLSWSWTCQLLNVPLDRVYLDNIAATGHCFGADPFINYVHARAADRLRPGDLYLMAAVGLGATFTAAVLRH
- a CDS encoding glutamate synthase-related protein, coding for MSGVCAPGLPEGLIRQRAREGTAAVFPPVDTYGRQLHGAGDEELSGPSGCADELDLARLVPPVFMPRRLEKLIDLGREPLHDDVDLATVIGGFRSPLPVYVSAFGSTRVASGDAGIAASRQAGRLGIPMVIGENMVPVGGYRRAEAAQSPILARLRAYAQECPPGVGGVVVQQSTEDADSEVWNLVYSDTSVRELRDSGRLGFELKTGQGAKPGLGGMTAVDAEEAARLAGQFAVREVLGPDRWLRCATPGTFTEEILRQQVRFMRNNFPRARVWVKFHPGRDVASAATTAWQAGSDAVTVDGAQGGTGWAPRVFLDQVGLPLAECLRRIGRPEGCLLATGRIWEGGRAVRALAMGATAVGLGRAALLAVDEDPEDGLTRLVEALALEARLLVSAVGKYRADALTDEDLWWPGATPTTASPARTASIGSPA
- a CDS encoding asparagine synthetase A, whose amino-acid sequence is MYQTEQTVAVRKAAAYPGLLGEHLIAETTRAAMAVQQEALYAAREFLRGQGFTELLPPLIGPVTDPGARGAKALDVDFYGHTYKIMTSAILYKQASLRGFPKLFYIAPNIRVEPPETVDTGRHLVEFHQIDVEIAGGTREDAMDTAAGLLTHVVAHVFDTVPDVLRELGRDPLDFAELLTGKFDSCTHTEAVQRLRDQGHPQSPDAEINWAGEEILSREADRPFFITDYPKGSRGFYDKENPGDPGVLRNFDLIAHGGYGELVSGSEREADYATLVTRMRESGENPAKYDWYLRLMREGLPSSAGFGMGLQRLVRFLTGLDALWQVSAYPKLPGVVSP
- a CDS encoding MbtH family protein, giving the protein MANPFDDENGTFLVLVNAEAQHSLWPVFAAVPGGWQTAFGPAGRAECLAYVESSWTDIRPRSLVEQYA